GTTGAGCGTTTCAACGTACTCCGCCTCTCTATCTCTCTGCAACTGCTCCCACGTGTGTTCCTCTGGGTCCATCATTGGCGTTATAAAACCAGGGTGCTCAGCTCTCAAATGAGTCTTGAGCTGAGCATACGTCCCAGAGAAATCGCACTCGTCCATAGAACAGCACCTAGGTCTCGCGTTCATGAACCTCCGCGCGGAAGTAGACTTCATCGTCCCGTGAACCTCTCCTCTGCAGTACGGACATTTGAGAGTCTTGCTACTGGTCTTCTTGTTTCCGCGGTACTGCTTGAAGCAGTTGGAGTGGCGGGAGCTGGTGTCGCACATGTAAGCACGACATCCTTTGGAGAAGGAAGAGCATTGCAAGAGGACGGCATTGTGCGGCGGCTCCATGCAGATGACGCACCTCACATCCTCCCATTCACTCACACTCTCTGAGGCAAGAGGAGGTGACTCGGCTTCCTTTTGTTTCTTGCTCCGAGAAGAGCGGAGAGGGTAAGGAGATGCCCTGTTGTTTCTGGTGCTTGAAACCGGTGAAACTTGTCTTTCCTTGTGCATCTTAACACGCtgtaaacaacacaaaagagtTATTACTCAAATCTTATTATAGAGAAGGCATAGAAACACGAATCAGTTCCCCTACTGAACGTTACATCATTATCTATAGCAGCAGGGAAGATGATTATGATGATTTTAACTCAAAACAAGCtcaattaaaatttgaaactattcATTTCATCACAAACAGTTGTAAAACTCCTCGATCCtataatcaataaataaataaaacattagaGTGTGCTGCAGATTTCTAAGCAGGAAACAGATCAATTCGATTGTAATTCAAATACTATATGGCAATTTTCAcgaaaataaacacaaaaaacaaaatcaaactgaTGGCCAGAAATTGATGATCACATCCGTAAACGACGTCGGATCGAGAGATTCATCGCCCACAGAaagaacaaaatataataaaaaaatgttacctGGTCGGAGAAATGAAAAGAGGCTTTGAGAGAGAAAAGTATATATCGTAATGAGTTTCGTATGAAACGGTGAAGATGGAGAGAAACAATATTAAAGATTATGGATGCGCGTGCGTGAATGTGAGATTGCCTGTGAGGTCGGGTTTTTATAAGCGTCGTAGAGAGGTCTTTTCGGACATGACGAAAGTGCCCTGCTGTTCTGTAAGTCCACCTTCTTCTACTTTCCTTTGCCCATTAAAACACACATTTGTCTTTTTGACTTCTTTTCCGTTACTTTTCCCTTTTAAACGGCTTCTCAAAGTTTTCGAGCTTTttctcttgttttgtttttgccaCATTCAATACGTGTCGCACGTAAAACAAATGATTAGTTCACTCAAATGATAAGCTATTatggtaaataattttttcattcCATATCTGTTAGAATTTAGAAATGGTTTGTAGATTCAGTCAACTTTTGTTTctcaataaaaacaaacataatatcTAAAGTCATGTGGTTATCTACTCTCATATCAATTTTACATCTATTGGGATCTGTATAGATgtcttttttggtaaaagatcTGTATAGATGTTTGACCCAAGAAAAAAGAAGATCTGTATAGATGTTGATACTAATTctcttaaccaaaaaaaaaggatagcAACAAATCATATAAACCAACCATAACGTTAccttttgaattttaaatttattttctgaaaattttgaaaatattttgatcttatttccaaaactatgtTTCTTTATTCTCTGAAtcttgtcatatatatattatctttcttATTAAGTTGGGTGaatgaaagaaaatatataatcaaattagctatCATATATGTACAAAGTCGTTTTCTCCTTGTGaggtatatgtatatacatattatcTGTGACATTTGTAAGGAGAATAAGATTATCTTACATACATGCAAATATATGTCCAGTATAAACGTACATACCATAATCCTTGTATACATGTGTAAGGAATTAGTCTGATTACTGAGCAAATGTAACAATaccattttcttataaaaattaaggaattttagtaattaaactcctcgaactaaagatgaatcgtaaaaaaaaaattcaattaaacATCATGTGAAATAAACTATCAACTTTAATTCTAGATGGAGGGTGACATACGTTAACGGTTTATAAATTAACGttgaaaacttagttgaggcagtttttacgatttaaaaatagttgaggggtttatcactaaaagtcattaaatgttttaaaatatttattatcatttatacat
The sequence above is drawn from the Brassica napus cultivar Da-Ae chromosome A8, Da-Ae, whole genome shotgun sequence genome and encodes:
- the LOC106387563 gene encoding uncharacterized protein LOC106387563, translating into MHKERQVSPVSSTRNNRASPYPLRSSRSKKQKEAESPPLASESVSEWEDVRCVICMEPPHNAVLLQCSSFSKGCRAYMCDTSSRHSNCFKQYRGNKKTSSKTLKCPYCRGEVHGTMKSTSARRFMNARPRCCSMDECDFSGTYAQLKTHLRAEHPGFITPMMDPEEHTWEQLQRDREAEYVETLNALHRWEADQRLLLAGPLYQFPPLHHHHHHPYLSLDAFVNRFNSARGQASAASYPHGTMYPSWTP